The Salvia miltiorrhiza cultivar Shanhuang (shh) chromosome 2, IMPLAD_Smil_shh, whole genome shotgun sequence DNA window gAATAGATAACAGTACGATGCGCTCATACGTAACACTAAAATAtataccgttatctatactgTAATAGATAACAGTATGTTACGCTCATACGTAACGTTTAGTTGCTGTTATCTAATGTGTAATACATAACAATATTTTGTACTTTAAATAACGATTTTAACTTATCTTTgtcataatatataaaagtttTTTACCATTATATTCATTGTGTGGTGTTattatagataaaaaaaaattctcttattttgttatttatctaaaaataaataaaaaataaataacaagatGATAAAACCATTGTCTAATTAATAACAgtacatacataacggaaatTTCTGATAACAATACTACATACAAAAATGATAACATTGCCTAATTAATAACAGTAActacaaaaatatataacatTGCCTAATTGATAACAGTACATACAATAATTTTTCTCATTACtccataccgttatgtatgtatataGATAACAGTACATACATAACGTAATTTTCTGTAACCGTTATTTATAGTAAAAaaggcgctcatacataacggtgtTCGAAAAAACCCGTTATATATCATGTGTTGTGTATGTGcgattttcttgtagtgaatgaATGTTAATGATGATCATTGCCTAATTGAAATTGtgtaatttgatatatgttgtttattattttattattaattagattttatatattttattgaaaaatcgTTATTGTAGGGGTTCCAAACAATAAAAAATCGTTGTCAAATATATTTAcgacattgatttttttttcctcacTAAATAATTTACGAAACCGATTACACTGGTGTCGTAGACATCATTTTTTAACTAGTATATATATTAGTGATATTGTGTACTGGTGTCTATCAGCGCAAAATGCACCGCTTAAAATGACGTTGATAGAAATCGGTGGTTTAAATACCCACAACATTATTTTTAACCGATTTCTTGAAATGCATCTAAATTTAGAAATATACTTCCTTTGTCcataaaaaaaatgtcataattTGCCATTTTGATTCGTCCACAAAAAGATGtcataatactccatccgtccctaaaataacttcctctttttccattttgggacgtcccccaaataacttcctctttctttctttccatttttggaaacctaccccaccactaataatactttatttattcttacttttcacttttcaccactctcaatactaattataacacttttcacaacttccaataataattatatcactttttctccactatcaatacactttacaactttttattaaaacccgtgccgtccccaaagaggaagccatttcggggacggagggagtaataatttgtgggtcctttctccactcactaattTGTAGGCTCCTTTCCCCGCTCACTAACTTAAATTAACTTTTTCCACTTTTCTTAATATTTGTGGGTCCTATTTTTTCActaattaaatgaaaaacaaaattttcttaaaactcgtgtcactgtCCATTAGAACatcttttcgtggacggatggaataattaatatatatatatatatatatatatataattaaaattaaattaacatactccttcgtcccaattcaataggccatgttttcttatttgaacgtctcaattcaataggtcacttCCTAAAATGAGAAgtcaatatataataaatattcttataTAACTTATTATTTACACCAAAATGTCATTATATTCTGCACATAATTATCTCTTCTAATTTATTTCCCTTTCCTACTTTTTAACCAAATATATCCTAACAAAAATTTCATTTGTCtatcctattttattataaactatttgTTTCTTAATATTTGTGTCCAAGCCTTGTGGcttattgaattgggacggagggagtaattaaaaaTAGTGGAAGTATTGAACAATTGTTGCGACTAAGAttaaattaatggaattaaaaaaaaaaaaacatatggtGTAATAAGAAAGTGGGAgtaattttcattaaaatacaACGATTTTAATATTTACTCAATTTTTTATACCAATCTCATTTCCTCTAAATTGAATCTAAGGTATCTGAAAGATGATTAAGACTCATGAATGACATGTATTTCAGTACAACGTCATATCAAAGTGTCACCGATGAATTCTAATTATCTTTCAAATATACCATATCAGATTAAATTTAGAGGATATGAATGTCAATGTTAAGAATTAAGtaagtattaaaattattatattttataaaaaattgaaaatttatgttaaaATTTGAAATCGGTGAAAAATTGATAGTACTATATTTAAACAGCAAtaactttgttttttttttttttttgtcatgtgTGCTATCCAATTCGGAGATCCATAGACATATGCTCGTTTTGACCCGACCCAGGCCCAAACACATCTCCATCCCCCAGAAATCGGAAATCAAGGAGTAGATCTCTTCCAATTCGCCTCCGCCGTCGCCGCTCAAATCCGATCAAGGCCGGGTCTGCCCAATTCGATCTCCCTCCGCCCGCAGGGCCCTACCGGGTCACCGCCGGTTCTGAGCTCATCGCCCTTGCCTTCTCCGGTGTCGCCGCTGCCGTCAAAGTCCGTGCCGCCGCTTCTCAGGCCGGGGTTCGTTGGGAAAGAGGAGAAGCCGAGCGGGGTCGGAGCACGTGAAGAGCGGCTTTAAGTCTAAGCCGGATTTCAGAGGGCACAGACCGTGTCAGGTTCAGGATCCGGAACTCATTGCATGATTTTGAAATTCTTGTTTAATGCATTTTGTTAGCTGTGTGAAGTGCTAGGTGAAACTATAGATTGAGATGTGTTGGAAGATTACTGAATCTTTTTGCATTTTGTTAACTGATTCTTTTTCTCTGATGCTTTTGTCAATGAATTTGCAAGCCTAAATTTGTTTAAAGATAGCTTATTAAGCTGctgaaattacaaaaatacatAATGTTGTTGTAGCTTCTTAGCCATTGATTTCTAATGCCAATAATATCAATTTTCAGGAAATGCTGTAATATGGTAACAGTTGAATACCACAGAAGATTTAAATGGTGGAGTTTTTGTATATATGCACCACCTTATTATCACCATTTGCAAAGAAGATTTTCCTTGTGGTCAATGAAGAAAGATCCTGATCTTGAATCCGCCCTGTCTAGGAACCATAGATGGATGGTGAATAATCAGATCAAGAACATAATCCTCAGATGCCCCGATCAAGTTGCGTCTGTTGATCACATCCAGAAGAAGTTCAAGAGCCTCGACCTTCAGGGGAAGGCGCCTAACTGGCTTAAGAAGTATCCTTGTTGCTTTGAAGTATATCGTGAGAACAACCAGTACTTTTGTCGATTGACAAAACGCATGAAGTTCCTAGTTGAGGAGGAAGAATCTGTTAAGGATTTGCAGGAGCATGTTTTTGTTGAGCGGCTGGCAAAGTTGTTGATGATGAGCAGAAACCAAAGGCTAAATGTTTCGAAGGTGAACGAGTTGAAAAGGAATTTCGGATTTCCTGATGATTATTTGCTCAGGATTGTCCCCAAGCACACTGACATGTTTCGGGTTGTGAACTATACTGGGAGGCGGAGTTCAATGGATATCGAGCTTATTTCCTGGAATCCGGATTTTGCAGTTTCTGCAGTTGAGAAATCAGCTAAGAAGAAGGGTTCTGAACCGTCCTTTTCATGTTCGTTGCCAGCGACATGGGTGAAGTCATGGGAGAGATTTCACGAGTTCAACTCGACTCCCTATATTTCGCCTTATGCAGACTCGAGCGTTATGGTGGAGGGGACGGTTGAAATGGATAAACGAAATGTGGCTTTGGTGCATGAATTGCTGTCTATGACTTTGTGGAAGAAACTCTCGATTTCCAAATTAGGCCATTTCAAGAGAGAATTCGGCTTTCCTGAGAAACTGAATGTTTTGTTGCTAAAGCATCCCGGTATATTCTACGTCTCAAACAAATACAAGATTTATACAGTTCTTCTCAGGGAAGCATACAATGGCTCGGAATTGATGGAGAAGGATCCGCTCGTTGTGGTAAAGAATAAGTTTGGGGAACTGATGCAGGAGGGGCTGCATGAGTACAACCGGAGGCACTACTTAATGAacttagaaaagaaaaagaaaaaaggtgtTACAGCAGTTAGGCCTATCGGAAGGAGTACAGGCGATGGCGACAATGTTTCTCAACAAAACGATCAAGAAGGTAATCTAGGCGGCATCCTGGATGCTGAGGAAAGGAAACGATTTTACAAAGTTTTGTTTGGTGATGATGCTAAATGAAATTTTGATGGCCTTTGCTGATATGTATTGCAATTATGGTTTGTCTTCACTTTACTTGCAATGTGTTACAGTTGATCTGCGATGGAACGATTGTTCTCGGGTTTGGGCGTGAAGATTGATCTTGAAAGGTAAATATATTACATTGTTTTCGTATTTATTTATGCTTCGCTTGGTGAAATACATCTTGATAGAGTGTGGCTTCGATTCACACGTATATGTGCTAATAGACGATAGATAGAGCACAAGTGTTACAGCCCTCCGTGCTAAGGATAAGCCTCAAGTAGAGACCTAACCCCAAATGCATGAGTAATTTTATAGCTAGTGAAGCCAGCATCAGAGAACAGCTTTGCCCATTCATTCTCACTTCTTTCTTTCCCATTGTAGTAAGTCATCACTGTCATATCGAGGTAGAGTTGATCTTCGACAACCTTATTATCCTCTCGGTTGACATCCACAACCGCGTCGATGATCATCACCTTCCCTCCTGTGCTGTTGCTTGCGACGGCTTCTTTGCATCTCTTCAGGATTTTGAGACACTTCTCGTCGTCCCAGTCGTGCATTATCCACTGTTTTTATCtcgttataattagtattgttGGTGAATGATGGACTTGTTTTGTCAAGGAAAAGATGTTACATTGGTGAGATTACCAACTTATTCATACCTTGAGAAGAACAGCATCGGCGGCAGGGATAGCCTCGAACATGTCTCCCCCGACATAGCTCAATTTATCGGTGCTCTCCAAACCGGCCACGACATGTGGGAGGTCAAGAACCACGCATTTTATGTCGGGCAATGCATCGACAATGGCCTTAGCCATCGTCCCGGTACCTCCCCCGACGTCGGCCAACGTCTCGATTCCCTCGAACACGTGCTTGTAGTCTCGAACAAGTACATGGGCCACGAGCCTCGAGTCACTGCTCATAGCTTCTTCGAACAAACCATCAGAGCCGGACTCGTGTGCCATGTGCTCCCAGATAATGGACCCATGCGCCGCCTCGAACGGCGTGAGGTGGCGCTTGTTGGTGAGCCATTCGCTCATATGGTGCCATGGCTCTGTGAAACTGGGGTCCAAAATGAGCAGCACGAAAGGCACCACTGTCAGAGACGCCTCCCTCAAAAGGAGGCGCGAGGCTGGTGTGAGCCAATAGCGCGCCTCCTCTTGACTGGTGTCTTCAATGAAGAACTTGGATTGGACCAAGACCCGCATCAAACGGTGGATACATTGGGATTTGGTGTTGTCGGCATGTAATGATTCGACTAATTGGGAAAGCGTGATTGGGTGGCCGTGTTTGTGGATGGCGTCGGGTATGCCTAATTGAATAGCGCATTTTAGGGACATGGAGTTTACGAAGGCGAATGTGTGGTTCCAAACATAAGCTTGAGCTTCAATAAGTTCATCTGTGGACACTTCTCCAATCTGAAATGCCATTTCTTCACTATACAAGTTTATTCGTGCATCATATATGCAACTCGATGGCtattatatatacatgcatTAAGGCCTCGAATTTTGTTGAGCAGTAAAATGCACTATTCCCACCTGATAAATACATGCTAAATTTCGTGTGGCCTCGAATTTTGTTGAGCAGTAAAATGCACTATTCCCACCTGATAAATACATGCTAAATTTCGTGTTTTAGTTGGCTTTCATGTGCTCctaagggtgtgtttgatatataaattgagataaagagtgataaataaaacttagataaataatatcaGGGGGATGAGATATTAAATTTCCCAGTGGGACAGTGATATAAGAGCGGGCTTCTCGTTTAATGCGGGCCTTCTTATTAATCAATATTGCTATCAAACGCTTAGATAAGACatgattatttatctattttgttttatctaggactataaaaaattatactagaAAAATCGTTTACATGATTTGGACTtgggtgaaaaaaaaaatgggattTCTCGGATTCTTCATCTACCATGATTTCCTATGAAATACaacaaagataaaataaaacgaCATCTCTAATTAATGTATACGTGATCAATACATGAAAAGATTTTGTAGATCCAAAACGAAGACTATATATTGAAGCTTTCTAAATAGACAAATAAAAGAGTTTTCATGCTGCATGAGTCGCTATCCACATTTTGCCAACCAAATAAATTATCTAAAATGGGACCAATCAAGGAGTTTTCATGCTGCATGAGTCGCTATCCACATTTTGGGAaatattgagttttttttttctcaataatgtcattgttttatttttcattaatttGGTATATAATGTTTCAATACCAATTTTTTGGCATTGGAATGTGTGCGTGGGCGTGAGAACGTGCTACATAGCCGTACAACACATAATTTCCATGTCATATTCTTATGGTCGCATAGACATTTTAATTCTATGAGTGCTAGTATTCTGAATGACAAGTATTCAACATATTTTGTATGTTTGTTGCACGAAAGTGGGCTGTGCATATCTTACATGTCATATGCTCTCATTTATGGGAAGCTTTCATAACATGTATAATGCTCTTAGTCTTGAGATATGCCTTGCTGTTCAGTATTGCTAAGTTTTTGTGATGCAAATTATTTGTAAATCAATACATACTTGTGCTGGCGACTCATCTACTATACCCAGTCAGCAATCGAAAAGATGATCAGGTAAGTAGTTTCTTCGTCATTTAGGGGTGTTTACTTTGGATGATTAAccttgattgataaaaatagtaagattaatcccttgtttattttgatgtattGCAACTTTGAGATATACCAAGacccttgattatttatatctttcaagctagttttgcttgatttttatcCCATAGAAAGGGTGGGATTGGAGATATCATACTGtgaaggataaaaatactcaatcatacatATAATCAATCATGCAAGGTAAATGCTCCCTTCGAGTACATATGCCCGTTAGATCATAGCCAATCAATGCTCGTTTTGTGTCTCGAAAATTAGACAAAGTGCAAAAGGCTTCCCCAAGAAGGATAACGAAGCTAACTATGTCAGTTTTTAttccaaattaaatttaaaaaggcTCATAACAGAGCAGATGAACGTGTACAGGGCACTTCGAGTGACCTTACAATTTACAGATAAATGGTTGGTT harbors:
- the LOC131010033 gene encoding protein WHAT'S THIS FACTOR 1 homolog, chloroplastic isoform X2; the protein is MVTVEYHRRFKWWSFCIYAPPYYHHLQRRFSLWSMKKDPDLESALSRNHRWMVNNQIKNIILRCPDQVASVDHIQKKFKSLDLQGKAPNWLKKYPCCFEVYRENNQYFCRLTKRMKFLVEEEESVKDLQEHVFVERLAKLLMMSRNQRLNVSKVNELKRNFGFPDDYLLRIVPKHTDMFRVVNYTGRRSSMDIELISWNPDFAVSAVEKSAKKKGSEPSFSCSLPATWVKSWERFHEFNSTPYISPYADSSVMVEGTVEMDKRNVALVHELLSMTLWKKLSISKLGHFKREFGFPEKLNVLLLKHPGIFYVSNKYKIYTVLLREAYNGSELMEKDPLVVVKNKFGELMQEGLHEYNRRHYLMNLEKKKKKGVTAVRPIGRSTGDGDNVSQQNDQEVDLRWNDCSRVWA
- the LOC131010033 gene encoding protein WHAT'S THIS FACTOR 1 homolog, chloroplastic isoform X1, with protein sequence MVTVEYHRRFKWWSFCIYAPPYYHHLQRRFSLWSMKKDPDLESALSRNHRWMVNNQIKNIILRCPDQVASVDHIQKKFKSLDLQGKAPNWLKKYPCCFEVYRENNQYFCRLTKRMKFLVEEEESVKDLQEHVFVERLAKLLMMSRNQRLNVSKVNELKRNFGFPDDYLLRIVPKHTDMFRVVNYTGRRSSMDIELISWNPDFAVSAVEKSAKKKGSEPSFSCSLPATWVKSWERFHEFNSTPYISPYADSSVMVEGTVEMDKRNVALVHELLSMTLWKKLSISKLGHFKREFGFPEKLNVLLLKHPGIFYVSNKYKIYTVLLREAYNGSELMEKDPLVVVKNKFGELMQEGLHEYNRRHYLMNLEKKKKKGVTAVRPIGRSTGDGDNVSQQNDQEGNLGGILDAEERKRFYKVLFGDDAK
- the LOC131010035 gene encoding chavicol O-methyltransferase-like, whose translation is MAFQIGEVSTDELIEAQAYVWNHTFAFVNSMSLKCAIQLGIPDAIHKHGHPITLSQLVESLHADNTKSQCIHRLMRVLVQSKFFIEDTSQEEARYWLTPASRLLLREASLTVVPFVLLILDPSFTEPWHHMSEWLTNKRHLTPFEAAHGSIIWEHMAHESGSDGLFEEAMSSDSRLVAHVLVRDYKHVFEGIETLADVGGGTGTMAKAIVDALPDIKCVVLDLPHVVAGLESTDKLSYVGGDMFEAIPAADAVLLKWIMHDWDDEKCLKILKRCKEAVASNSTGGKVMIIDAVVDVNREDNKVVEDQLYLDMTVMTYYNGKERSENEWAKLFSDAGFTSYKITHAFGVRSLLEAYP